Proteins from a genomic interval of Schistocerca cancellata isolate TAMUIC-IGC-003103 chromosome 8, iqSchCanc2.1, whole genome shotgun sequence:
- the LOC126095569 gene encoding uncharacterized protein LOC126095569, whose protein sequence is MSARGRKRPDVSPDDVLRSNVRLLQLAGVWPPSAPRGLGRLFPLHVASVYLSQVASIAMALQLMYSARGDMHEITQALMNAMTLVGGVLKLAHLSTHVPAYSRLVAALRDVIRIQRPHCESTPSLMAVFTDAHRKTLRLTFWPIAYLNLLAFGWYMIPVISWATGSEKRLLPFFTLHGVDCYNFFLYVVIYFVQCHSIFYWCFISIGQDMFFVTGMVHVAAQLQILNVRLSKLGGGQETDNEFGRLYSCRAEDCGTCERKPMSDEMYTELRNCITTHQEILK, encoded by the coding sequence ATGTCAGCAAGAGGGCGCAAGCGGCCGGACGTGTCTCCGGACGACGTGCTGCGCAGCAACGTGCGGCTGCTGCAGCTGGCGGGCGTGTGGCCGCCCTCGGCGCCGCGCGGGCTCGGCCGGCTGTTCCCGCTGCACGTCGCCTCCGTCTACCTCAGCCAGGTGGCCAGCATCGCCATGGCGCTGCAGCTCATGTACTCGGCGCGCGGCGACATGCACGAGATCACGCAGGCGCTCATGAACGCCATGACTCTGGTCGGCGGCGTGCTCAAGCTGGCGCACCTCTCGACGCACGTGCCCGCCTACAGCCGGCTCGTCGCGGCGCTGCGTGACGTCATCAGGATTCAGCGGCCGCACTGCGAGAGTACCCCCAGCCTCATGGCCGTCTTCACCGACGCCCACCGCAAGACGCTGCGACTCACCTTCTGGCCCATCGCCTACCTTAACCTCCTGGCGTTCGGCTGGTACATGATACCCGTCATCTCCTGGGCCACCGGCTCGGAAAAGAGACTCCTGCCTTTCTTCACCCTCCACGGAGTTGACTGCTACAATTTCTTTCTATACGTTGTCATCTATTTCGTGCAGTGCCACTCGATTTTCTACTGGTGCTTCATCAGTATCGGGCAGGACATGTTCTTCGTGACGGGCATGGTTCACGTGGCCGCCCAGCTGCAGATTCTCAACGTTCGTCTGTCGAAACTGGGCGGAGGACAGGAAACCGACAACGAATTTGGGCGGCTCTACAGTTGTAGAGCAGAGGACTGTGGCACGTGTGAGAGGAAACCAATGTCTGACGAGATGTACACGGAGCTTCGAAACTGCATCACGACGCATCAGGAAATTCTCAAGTAA